The genome window GGTTGGCTGCCCTAATGGTTGTTATTACGCTAATTATCAGTTATTATCAAAAATTACATCTTAATAAAGAGATTATTTGGTCGATTTTTAGAGCAATTATTCAATTGATTATTATTGGTTTTGCGTTGCGGTTCATTTTTAAGGTTAATAATTTCTTTTTGACCATTGTAATGATGCTTTTTATCGTGGTTAATGCTGCTTATAATGGCAAAAAAAGAGCCCACGGAATTCCGCACGCTTTTATGATTAGCTTTGTTGGTTTGTTTTGTGGAACAGCGATCACAGTAAGCTTGATGCTTTTAACTAAAGTGATGAAGCCAGCACCTTTTCAGACGATTCCAGTTACCGGAATGATTGCCGGAAATTCAATGGCTGCAATAGGCTTAGTATATTCCAGCCTCTATCAAAGTTTTAGTGAGAATTCTAAGCGGGTTGAAGAGATGTTGGCCTTAGGTGCTAGTCCAAAGCTTGCTGCCGGAGAAATTGTGCGACAGGCTTTACATTTTGGCCTCCAGCCGACGATCGATTCCGTTAGAATGTACGGATTAGTTCAACTCCCCGGGATGATGAGCGGCTTGATTATGGCTGGCTTGGACCCAGTTGAAGCAATTAAGTATCAGATTTTAGTGGTCTTCATGCTATTTTGTTCCACCGGAATTTCCACGAGCATTGCTGGATTTTGGGCATACAAGGAATATTTTGACCAAAATTGGCGACTTGTTATTCCAGAAACGAAGTAACTATCCTGGATGATTTTTAAAATAGATTTTAAGATAAATGCTGGCAGCGGCTGCACCTATCATCAAAAGAAAATACGTCCAAAAGAAATTATGATCAGCTCGGTCTAGATATAGGTCCAAAAAAGTCAAGAAAACAATGATCGCCGTTATTAAAGGAAGCGAAAGGTATAACTCAAGCTTCGCGCCGATCACAAAAATTAAAATGCATGATAAAAGAATAATTAGAATTCCAGTCATGGAAACATTATACCAAAAAACGAATTAAATTATTTTTAAAGCTTGACGAATTGCCATGTTGTTTTATAATTCTTAACAAGGACAAGTGGATTTAGGGGAGCATTACAGCGAGCTGAGTTTGATGAAAGTCAGTATGCGAAGCTAAATCTTTATCACCTAAATTTTTTAGATCAAAAAAAATCACATTAATGAGTGGTATAACGATTTACTCGTCTCAAAAGGCGAGTTTTTTTTATCTAATAAGGAGGAATTATGAAAGTCAAAGATACTCTGAATCTAGGTTCGACGAATTTTCCAATGCGTGGGAAATTACCGACAACCGAACCTATTCGTGAAAAACAGTGGGAAGAAGATCAAGTCTATGAACAACGACTTGTTCTAAATCGCCAGAAAAAGCATTTTAATCTCCATGACGGTCCACCTTATGCAAATGGGCGAATTCATATCGGCCATGCAATGAACAAGGTGATTAAAGACATTATTGTTCGCTACAAGAATATGAACGGATTTTATGCGCCTTATGTACCTGGTTGGGATACGCACGGATTGCCGATTGAACAGCAATTGACAAAAGCCGGACACGATCGCAAGCAGATGAATATCGTTGATTGGCGCGAGTTAGCTCGCAAGTTTGCTTTAGAACAAGTTGATATTCAGCGCACTGATTTTAAGCGTTTAGGGGTGTTGGGAGATTGGGAGCATCCTTATTTAACTTTGACGCCGGAATTTGAAGCCCAAGAAATTCGAGTTTTTGAAGCAATGGTCAAAAAAGGCTTAATTTATCGTGGTTCAAAACCAATTTTTTGGTCATGGTCCTCGGAATCAGCTCTCGCTGAAGCAGAAGTGGAATATCATGACTTAGAGTCGACTTCCCTTTATTATGCCAATCAGGTGATCGATGGCAAAGGGTTACTAGATACTGACACTTATTTGATCGTTTGGACGACAACACCATTTACAGTCACAGCTAGTCGCGGAATTACGGTTGGTCCGGATTTTGAGTATAGTGTAGTTAAGCCTGCCGAGAGCGAAAAAAAATATGTGATTGCAAGTGAGATGCTAGCTCAGGATGCTGAGAAATTTGGTTGGCAAGATTACGAGGTTCTCAAAACTTTTAAGGGTAAAGAAATGGAGCGAATTACTACTCGCCATCCTTGGGATAATGAGGTCGAATTGTTGGTGATGCTTGGTGATTATGTCACGCTTGATGCGGGGACGGGCCTTGTTCATACGGCGCCAGGATTTGGGGAAGACGACTGGTTGGAAGGACAGAAATACGGCTTGCCAGCTGACGTTACCGTGGATGATCGTGGAATGATGATGGCTAATGCAGGACCTGATTTTGAAGGAGTCTTTTACGACAAAGCAACGCCAATTGTGATTGATAAGTTAAAATCAGCAGATCTTTTGTTGGCAGTTGAGAAACTCACGCATTCGTATCCTTTTGATTGGCGGACGAAAAAACCAGTAATTTGGCGGGCAATTCCTCAGTGGTTTGCATCAGTAGAGAAAATTCGTAAAGAAATTTTAGAACAAATTGATCATGTGAAATTCAGTCCCGATTGGGGCTATCAACGGCTTTACAATATGATTCGTGATCGCGGAGATTGGGTAATTTCTCGTCAGCGTGCTTGGGGCGTGCCAATTCCGATTTTTTATGCCGAAGATGAAACGCCAATTCTTGATCCCGAAGTTATTGAACATGTTGCTAAATTGTTCGAAGAGCACGGTTCTAATTATTGGTTTGCTCATGAGGCTGAAGAACTTTTGCCTGAAGGTTACACCAATGAGCATTCGCCAAATGGCAAATTCACGAAGGAAAATGATATTCTCGATGTTTGGTTTGATTCAGGTTCTTCTTGGAACGGAGTTCTTAATACTTGTGATAATCTTGATTACCCTGCTGATATCTATTCAGAAGGTTCTGACCAGTTTAGAGGCTGGTTTAATTCATCATTGATCACATCAGTTGCGATGAATGGAGTGCCTCCATATAAAGAAGTCTTACACCAAGGATTTACTTTAGATGATCAAGGTCGCAAGATGAGTAAATCTCTTGGTAACGTGATTAGTCCAATTCAAGTGGCTGATCAAATGGGAGTTGAAATTTTGCGCCTTTGGGTGATGAGTATTGATACTGGCCGCGACGTAAAAGTTTCAATGGAATTGTTCAAACAAGTCAGTGATGCATATCGCAAGATTAGAAATACTATCCGTTTTCTTCTATCCAATACTGATGATTTTGATCCTAAAAAAGATGCAGTCGAATTTAGCGATTTAGAACCAATTGACAAGTATATGGCTGTTAAATGGAATGAAATTGTTGAGAAGTTTTTACATAATTTTGATGAATATAATTTTCAGGATACTTTTAAAATGGTGATGAATTTTATTAACGTTGATCTTTCTGCTTTCTATTTGGATGTTGCAAAGGATATCGTTTATATCACTAAACCAGATGATCATAAACGACGGAGTATGCAGACGATCTTCTATCGGATTGCAAAAGAACTTACTCAGCTTTTGACGCCAGTTTTACCGCATACTGCCGAAGAAATTTGGGAAAATCTAAAAGAACCAGAAGAATATGCGTACTTTACTGAACTACCAAAAGTTCGTGATTTTGGTGATGTTTCTGCATTGTTAACCGACTGGGCAACATTTATGAAGTTCCGTGACGTTGCAAATAAGGCGCTTGAAGAAGCTCGGCAGAGTGAAATGATTGGTAAAAATGCGGAAGCTGCTTTAACTGTTACTTATGCGCCGGATGTTCTAAAGGCGGTTGAAACACTTAAAATTGATGTGCGGGAAATCTTGATGGTCAGCTCTATGACGACCTCTGATGGAGCTGATTCAACAGTTGAAGTAAGTCCTGCTAAAGGTGAAGTTTGCAAACGTTGCCGCCTGACTAAAGAAGATGTTGGAAGTGATGCTCATTATCCTGATTTCTGTGCTAGCTGTGCCGAAATTGTGGCCGCTGTTTATCCTGAAACAATCACTGAAGGTTTTGATGCCTAATGAGTGAGAAGATTGCATTTAGTGAGGATCCCGAGATTCAAAAAAATCGGTGGTGGATTATTACCGCGATCGGCCTGTTCACTTTTATGTCAACGCTTGATACATCGATTGTAAATATCGCAATCCCGACAATTAGCCGTGATTTGCATGTATCGATGAGTCAAACCGAGTGGGTGGCGACTGTTTACTTATTGGTAGTTTGTAGTTTGCTGCTGCTTTTTGGGAAGATTGGCGATTTAATTGGAAAAATTAAAGTTTTCAAAATCGGCATGATCATCTTTACGATTGGTTCGTTTCTCTGTGGGTTTAACGTGAGTTTTTGGATGTTACTTGCTTCACGTTTGATTCAAGGAGTTGGGGCTTCGATGACAATGAGTACCAATAACGGGATCATAACTGAGGTTTTTAAAGATTCAGAGCGCGGTCGCTCGCTAGGCTGGATTGGCACCTTTGTAGCTTTAGGAAGTATTGCAGGTCCAGGAATTGGTGGAATTATTTTGGGATTTCTGCCGTGGGGATACATCTTTTGGATTAATATTCCAGTAGGAATTTTTGCTTATCTTTTGGGGGTAAAAGTTCTGCCTAAAGATATCACTTTCCAAAAATCACCGGTCGATTATGGCGGATCACTGACATTTTCGCTTGCGATTATTAGTATTGTTGGCTTAATGAGTTATGCACAATTGAATGGATTTCTCAATCTGCCAGTATTAATTTTAGCGATTATCTTCATTGTTAGCTTCTTAGTTTTTATTCGAATCGAACTAAAGAGCAGTCACCCGCTGGTTGAGTTAAGCCTATTTAAAAAAGTACCGTTTTCAATTAGTTTGATTTCGGTATTGTTGATCTTTATTGGCAATTTTGCTTTTAACGTTGTCGGTCCTTATTATCTGCAGAATCTCCGCGGAATGAATCCGAGTCGATCGGGCATCGTGTTAATGGCTTTTCCTATTGCGCAAGTAATATTCTCACCAATCGCTGGTCGGTTAACTGATAAATATGGTTCTGAGCTTTTGATCAGATTTGGTATTTGTGCAATTATTTTGAGCCAAATTGGTTTTTGTTTCTTTAGCGCAAGTTCTCCAATCTGGTTCGTGATTTTGATTATTGGAATTTTAGGGTTCGGTAACGGGCTCTTTCAGTCGCCCAATAATGCTTTGACCATGGCCAGCATTGAGGTTGAAAACTTGGGAATTGCAGGCGGCTTAAACGCGTTATTTCGAAATTTAGGAATGGTCTTTGGTCTTACCATTTCAACTACGATTTTGTTTTCAGCAATGTCATTTAAGGCAGGTCATAAAGTTGTATCTTACGTCAACGGTCGTCCTGATCTATTCCTTTACGGCATGAAAGTGCTGTTTATTGTAATGATGGTCCTGTCATTAATTGCACTGATTTTGAATATGATTAAGTTTAATCGAAAAAGTAGATAAGAATTTATCTGCTTTTTTTGCACAAAAATTCATGAATTTCCAAAACTTTGCGTAATTTATCTATGAAGTCAAAAGGAGGATCAATAAGTAGACGTAAGAGAGCACCATTTCACAACGATCTAATGATGAAAAAACTGCTTGGAAGTACTCAGGGCATGGTCAACTATTTTTTAGATATAAAATGTGAAGGTAAAGAATTATATTGCTGACCCCATACAGTATCGATAATTATCATAATGCATACGAGAGTAGTTCCTGCTATTGACGGAATCAGATTTTTGATAGAATTATTGCGATGATGGAAATGTAAATGAGATCCGGATTTTTTCGAGCGAAGTTATTCATACTTGGCTCTATTCAAATTAAGCTCAAATGGCAAAATCGACCGTTTAGTTCGATGGAGATGAATTCCTGGGCTTTAACTTATTTTTAGACGAGGATGGCTTTCGGCATTATCCGCCGCCGTATGATTCAGTCCATGATATGGAGATTCAACCGTTTGTTGAGTTGAAAAAGTGGAAGTTTGTGGTGCCAGGTCGCAAGCGTTAAGGATT of Xylocopilactobacillus apicola contains these proteins:
- a CDS encoding MFS transporter: MSEKIAFSEDPEIQKNRWWIITAIGLFTFMSTLDTSIVNIAIPTISRDLHVSMSQTEWVATVYLLVVCSLLLLFGKIGDLIGKIKVFKIGMIIFTIGSFLCGFNVSFWMLLASRLIQGVGASMTMSTNNGIITEVFKDSERGRSLGWIGTFVALGSIAGPGIGGIILGFLPWGYIFWINIPVGIFAYLLGVKVLPKDITFQKSPVDYGGSLTFSLAIISIVGLMSYAQLNGFLNLPVLILAIIFIVSFLVFIRIELKSSHPLVELSLFKKVPFSISLISVLLIFIGNFAFNVVGPYYLQNLRGMNPSRSGIVLMAFPIAQVIFSPIAGRLTDKYGSELLIRFGICAIILSQIGFCFFSASSPIWFVILIIGILGFGNGLFQSPNNALTMASIEVENLGIAGGLNALFRNLGMVFGLTISTTILFSAMSFKAGHKVVSYVNGRPDLFLYGMKVLFIVMMVLSLIALILNMIKFNRKSR
- a CDS encoding ABC transporter permease — encoded protein: MTNLKISNLSLGLAALMVVITLIISYYQKLHLNKEIIWSIFRAIIQLIIIGFALRFIFKVNNFFLTIVMMLFIVVNAAYNGKKRAHGIPHAFMISFVGLFCGTAITVSLMLLTKVMKPAPFQTIPVTGMIAGNSMAAIGLVYSSLYQSFSENSKRVEEMLALGASPKLAAGEIVRQALHFGLQPTIDSVRMYGLVQLPGMMSGLIMAGLDPVEAIKYQILVVFMLFCSTGISTSIAGFWAYKEYFDQNWRLVIPETK
- the ileS gene encoding isoleucine--tRNA ligase encodes the protein MKVKDTLNLGSTNFPMRGKLPTTEPIREKQWEEDQVYEQRLVLNRQKKHFNLHDGPPYANGRIHIGHAMNKVIKDIIVRYKNMNGFYAPYVPGWDTHGLPIEQQLTKAGHDRKQMNIVDWRELARKFALEQVDIQRTDFKRLGVLGDWEHPYLTLTPEFEAQEIRVFEAMVKKGLIYRGSKPIFWSWSSESALAEAEVEYHDLESTSLYYANQVIDGKGLLDTDTYLIVWTTTPFTVTASRGITVGPDFEYSVVKPAESEKKYVIASEMLAQDAEKFGWQDYEVLKTFKGKEMERITTRHPWDNEVELLVMLGDYVTLDAGTGLVHTAPGFGEDDWLEGQKYGLPADVTVDDRGMMMANAGPDFEGVFYDKATPIVIDKLKSADLLLAVEKLTHSYPFDWRTKKPVIWRAIPQWFASVEKIRKEILEQIDHVKFSPDWGYQRLYNMIRDRGDWVISRQRAWGVPIPIFYAEDETPILDPEVIEHVAKLFEEHGSNYWFAHEAEELLPEGYTNEHSPNGKFTKENDILDVWFDSGSSWNGVLNTCDNLDYPADIYSEGSDQFRGWFNSSLITSVAMNGVPPYKEVLHQGFTLDDQGRKMSKSLGNVISPIQVADQMGVEILRLWVMSIDTGRDVKVSMELFKQVSDAYRKIRNTIRFLLSNTDDFDPKKDAVEFSDLEPIDKYMAVKWNEIVEKFLHNFDEYNFQDTFKMVMNFINVDLSAFYLDVAKDIVYITKPDDHKRRSMQTIFYRIAKELTQLLTPVLPHTAEEIWENLKEPEEYAYFTELPKVRDFGDVSALLTDWATFMKFRDVANKALEEARQSEMIGKNAEAALTVTYAPDVLKAVETLKIDVREILMVSSMTTSDGADSTVEVSPAKGEVCKRCRLTKEDVGSDAHYPDFCASCAEIVAAVYPETITEGFDA